The proteins below come from a single Nocardiopsis gilva YIM 90087 genomic window:
- a CDS encoding MFS transporter, producing MRADGHTWRWAGYTALTACFLIGFFHRFAPATFADTIAASLGASATGLGILAAGHFWIYTAAQIPAGMVLDRYGARSSVAVASALVALGSVLLATAGGLVQATCGPILTGLGMSAVFVGVMRFNAEAFPAHRYGLVTGVTMLIANVGSIAAGSPAALLLEHWSWRTVFGVAGLVSAVLAVLVWAVVREPRDHPSAIGVTASPALAEEDAGTARRSARAAWVPRGVWPIFWATIGTNGTFYAFSGLWGVPMLTDGFGLSVTEAAAYTTLALTVYGLGAFAIGAVSDRAGVRKPFVVGCSVLAFAAWALLALAPWQPGWSGFLLYAMTGLAASQVTVSFATLKELVPTRVATALAVANTGVFAASAVIQPAFGWVLDHTSRDLGGYQVALALPIALAAAGLVAAWTTTETHCREQTVGVSDSARRSP from the coding sequence ATGCGGGCTGACGGCCACACGTGGCGGTGGGCCGGATACACGGCCCTGACGGCGTGCTTCCTCATCGGGTTCTTTCACCGGTTCGCACCGGCGACGTTCGCGGACACCATCGCCGCCAGCCTCGGAGCTTCGGCCACGGGGCTTGGGATTCTGGCGGCCGGCCACTTCTGGATTTACACCGCTGCGCAGATACCTGCCGGAATGGTCCTGGACCGGTACGGCGCACGATCCAGCGTGGCGGTCGCGTCGGCCCTGGTCGCCCTCGGATCGGTCCTCCTGGCCACGGCCGGAGGCCTGGTTCAGGCGACCTGCGGACCGATCCTGACAGGGCTGGGGATGTCGGCGGTGTTCGTCGGCGTGATGCGCTTCAACGCCGAGGCGTTCCCCGCCCACAGGTACGGGCTGGTGACCGGCGTGACGATGCTGATCGCCAACGTCGGCAGTATCGCTGCCGGGTCACCGGCGGCGCTCCTGTTGGAGCACTGGTCGTGGCGGACCGTGTTCGGCGTCGCCGGGCTGGTGTCGGCGGTTCTGGCGGTCCTGGTGTGGGCGGTCGTTCGGGAACCGCGGGACCATCCGAGCGCGATCGGCGTCACAGCGTCTCCAGCTCTCGCAGAGGAGGACGCAGGGACGGCAAGGCGGTCCGCGCGGGCGGCATGGGTTCCTCGTGGAGTGTGGCCGATCTTCTGGGCGACCATCGGTACCAACGGCACCTTCTATGCCTTCTCCGGGTTGTGGGGCGTGCCGATGCTCACCGACGGATTCGGGCTTTCGGTCACTGAGGCCGCCGCCTACACCACACTCGCCCTGACTGTGTACGGGCTGGGCGCGTTCGCCATCGGTGCGGTGTCGGACCGCGCCGGTGTCCGTAAGCCCTTTGTCGTGGGGTGTTCGGTGCTCGCCTTCGCGGCTTGGGCGCTTCTGGCACTGGCACCATGGCAGCCAGGCTGGAGTGGCTTCCTCCTGTACGCCATGACCGGCCTCGCCGCCTCCCAAGTGACGGTCTCCTTCGCCACCCTGAAGGAACTCGTGCCCACACGTGTGGCGACGGCGCTCGCGGTTGCCAATACCGGTGTGTTCGCGGCGTCGGCCGTGATCCAGCCCGCCTTCGGGTGGGTCCTGGACCACACATCGCGTGACCTGGGTGGGTACCAGGTCGCTCTGGCGCTGCCCATCGCGTTGGCCGCGGCCGGGCTCGTGGCGGCGTGGACAACGACAGAGACGCACTGCCGCGAGCAGACCGTCGGCGTCTCGGACTCGGCCCGACGATCGCCCTGA
- the eccCa gene encoding type VII secretion protein EccCa: MMLMPVISGSGSLLMAVTMGNRPLYAAGAMLVMLASIAVGVTMFLSQRNGPRKRIREQRERYLDYLDQLRDTVRDVAATQRKGSAFRHPAPHLLAEPARLPARRWERRASDPDFLHLRVGTGTRPLARPLSLKVDASNPLVVYDPVCQGLADQLVELYAHVPEEPLVMPLRELGVVSVIGDRAAGRALARSLVAQLATFSAPEDVRVGVVRHARLLPEWDWLKWLPHNAHDDITDGPLPARLVAGNTVEMAELLSAEIEQRTIDMQRRRGRPPGPGTQRLVMIVDGEFQATLSGLSAEPPVASLADLGIHLIMLLGERREEPEQVDMRLYVTADGELTEDTDDSAQGANSAGGSGAMGHEPEAPRAPLKGTADQASVALLTSLSRTLSPMRLAATDGADALHSTVDLPEILGVPDVAQLDARQTWRPRSTSDYLRVPIGIGPSGNLVLLDLKESAFGGMGPHGLVVGATGSGKSEMLRTLVASLVINHAPDHLALLLVDFKGGATFADTDRLPHSAGLITNLADDDTLVARFREAMYGELTRRQQLLKDAGNLPNLHAYEALRAQQPDLEPLPHLLVIIDEFSELLTAHPDFAELFVAIGRIGRSIGVHLLLATQRLESGKIKGLESHLSYRIGLRTFSESESREAIGVGDAYHLPPEPGSGYLKVDTSVFERFKAAMVSGPYIPPAEATNDDDPVLPVISYNGVGALLGLSDLVGEDADESGGDGSSSRSVLQVAVDRLVAAGAEPVRPVWLPPLPTALTLDTLFEQVATEDGSAADKEEAEPDAAEMCAYIGLTDIPRDQRQEPTAVDFTGGDSNIVVLGGPQTGKSTLLRTMIASLAWRYPPGRVAIYAVDFGGGGLAALEGLPHVAGVAGRADPERVQRILSDVSTQLDQREQVFRSVGLDSPAGLRKARAEGKVPEGIAGDVFLMIDGWSSVRENFEDADDVLLDIVTRGPSLGVHTILTGAASSQVRSKLAAFFGGRIELRLTDPFDSGIGRKVAEEIPKDVPGRALLADENMAHIALPRVDGVADDQDLGEGVRDLVAQVSKRWTARAVQQVRTLPDLVELDELTRTHDGPELVLGMAERTLEPALLQLSEEPHLMVFGDPQTGKSTLLRGLLRQLTQRPPEEVGIVLVDFKRAHLGVVGEEHLLAYCTEAQFTQQIAGQLAGSVKERLPGPDVTPQQLRERSWWKGLELFVVVDDLDLISNRQGNPLAPLAQFIPQGADLGLHLIAARRTGGAGRALFEPIPQALTDAATTGVLFSGDRMEGRLANGVASRPLPPGRALLARRGQRPEQLQAPWSDPPE, from the coding sequence ATGATGCTGATGCCGGTGATCAGCGGGTCGGGGTCGCTGCTCATGGCGGTCACCATGGGCAACCGTCCGCTGTACGCGGCCGGGGCCATGCTCGTCATGCTGGCCAGCATCGCCGTGGGCGTCACCATGTTCCTGTCCCAGCGCAACGGGCCGCGCAAGCGCATCCGGGAGCAGCGCGAACGCTACCTCGACTACCTCGACCAGCTGCGCGACACCGTCCGGGACGTGGCCGCGACCCAGCGCAAGGGCAGCGCGTTCCGGCACCCCGCGCCGCACCTGCTCGCCGAGCCGGCCCGGCTTCCGGCCCGCCGGTGGGAGCGGCGGGCGTCCGACCCCGACTTCCTGCACCTGCGCGTCGGCACCGGCACCCGGCCCCTGGCGCGCCCGCTCAGCCTCAAGGTCGACGCCTCCAATCCGCTGGTCGTCTACGACCCCGTGTGCCAAGGGCTGGCCGACCAGCTCGTCGAACTCTACGCACACGTGCCCGAGGAACCCCTGGTGATGCCGCTGCGCGAGCTGGGCGTCGTGTCGGTCATCGGCGACCGGGCGGCGGGACGGGCACTGGCGCGCTCACTGGTGGCCCAGCTCGCCACGTTCTCCGCGCCCGAGGACGTGCGGGTGGGCGTGGTGCGCCACGCGCGCCTGCTGCCCGAGTGGGACTGGCTGAAGTGGCTGCCGCACAACGCGCACGACGACATCACCGACGGGCCGCTCCCGGCGCGGCTGGTCGCGGGCAACACCGTCGAGATGGCGGAGCTGCTGTCGGCCGAGATCGAGCAGCGCACCATCGACATGCAGCGCCGCCGCGGGCGCCCGCCGGGTCCGGGAACGCAGCGGCTGGTCATGATCGTGGACGGCGAGTTCCAGGCGACGCTGTCCGGCCTGTCCGCCGAGCCGCCGGTCGCCTCGCTGGCCGACCTCGGCATCCACCTGATCATGCTGCTGGGCGAACGGCGCGAGGAGCCCGAGCAGGTCGACATGCGGCTGTACGTGACTGCGGACGGGGAGCTCACCGAGGACACCGACGACTCCGCCCAGGGCGCCAACAGCGCCGGTGGCAGCGGTGCCATGGGACATGAGCCCGAGGCGCCGCGCGCTCCCCTGAAGGGCACCGCCGACCAGGCGAGCGTCGCTCTGCTCACCTCCCTGTCGCGCACCCTGTCGCCGATGCGGCTGGCCGCGACCGACGGCGCCGACGCGCTGCACAGCACCGTCGACCTGCCGGAGATCCTGGGCGTGCCCGACGTCGCCCAGCTCGACGCGCGCCAGACATGGCGGCCGCGGAGCACCAGCGACTACCTGCGGGTGCCGATCGGCATCGGGCCTTCGGGGAACCTGGTGCTGCTGGACTTGAAGGAGTCGGCGTTCGGGGGCATGGGCCCCCACGGCCTGGTCGTGGGCGCCACCGGCTCGGGCAAATCCGAAATGCTGCGCACCCTGGTCGCCTCCCTGGTCATCAACCACGCCCCCGACCACCTCGCCCTGCTCCTGGTCGACTTCAAGGGCGGCGCCACCTTCGCCGACACCGACCGCCTGCCCCACAGCGCCGGACTCATCACCAACCTCGCCGACGACGACACCCTCGTCGCCCGCTTCCGCGAGGCCATGTACGGCGAACTCACCCGCCGCCAGCAACTCCTCAAAGACGCCGGCAACCTGCCCAACCTCCACGCCTACGAAGCCCTGCGCGCCCAGCAGCCCGACCTGGAGCCCCTGCCCCACCTCCTGGTCATCATCGACGAGTTCTCCGAACTGCTCACCGCCCACCCCGACTTCGCCGAGCTGTTCGTGGCCATCGGCCGCATCGGCCGCTCCATCGGCGTCCACCTGCTGCTGGCCACCCAGCGCCTGGAATCAGGCAAGATCAAGGGCCTGGAATCCCACCTGTCCTACCGCATCGGCCTGCGCACCTTCTCCGAGTCCGAAAGCCGCGAGGCCATCGGCGTAGGCGACGCCTACCACCTGCCCCCCGAACCCGGATCGGGCTACCTCAAGGTCGACACCTCGGTCTTCGAACGCTTCAAAGCCGCCATGGTCTCCGGCCCCTATATCCCGCCCGCGGAGGCCACCAACGACGATGACCCGGTGCTCCCGGTGATCTCCTACAACGGGGTCGGGGCGCTGCTGGGCCTGTCCGACCTCGTGGGCGAGGACGCCGACGAGTCGGGCGGCGACGGGTCATCGTCCCGCAGCGTCCTGCAGGTCGCCGTGGACCGCCTGGTCGCGGCCGGAGCGGAGCCGGTGCGCCCGGTGTGGCTGCCCCCGCTGCCGACGGCACTCACCCTGGACACGCTCTTCGAGCAGGTCGCCACTGAGGACGGCAGCGCGGCCGACAAGGAGGAGGCCGAACCGGACGCCGCCGAGATGTGCGCCTACATCGGCCTCACCGACATCCCGCGCGACCAGCGGCAGGAACCGACGGCGGTGGACTTCACCGGCGGCGACAGCAACATCGTGGTGCTCGGCGGGCCGCAGACCGGCAAGAGCACCCTGCTGCGCACGATGATCGCCAGTCTGGCGTGGCGGTACCCGCCCGGCCGCGTGGCGATCTACGCGGTCGACTTCGGCGGTGGCGGTCTGGCGGCCCTGGAGGGGCTTCCGCACGTGGCGGGCGTGGCCGGCCGGGCCGACCCCGAGCGGGTGCAGCGCATCCTCTCCGACGTGTCCACCCAGCTCGACCAGCGCGAGCAGGTGTTCCGGAGCGTGGGCCTGGACTCCCCGGCCGGGCTGCGCAAGGCCCGCGCCGAGGGGAAGGTGCCCGAGGGCATCGCCGGTGACGTGTTCCTGATGATCGACGGGTGGTCGTCGGTCCGGGAGAACTTCGAGGACGCCGACGACGTGCTGCTCGACATCGTCACCCGCGGCCCGTCGTTGGGCGTGCACACGATCCTCACGGGTGCGGCGAGCTCGCAGGTCCGCAGCAAGCTGGCGGCCTTCTTCGGCGGCCGGATCGAGCTGCGGCTGACCGACCCGTTCGACTCGGGCATCGGCCGCAAGGTCGCCGAGGAGATCCCCAAGGACGTCCCGGGGCGGGCGCTTCTCGCCGACGAGAACATGGCCCACATCGCCCTGCCGCGGGTCGACGGCGTCGCCGACGACCAGGACCTGGGCGAGGGCGTGCGCGACCTCGTCGCCCAGGTCTCCAAGCGCTGGACCGCGCGGGCCGTGCAGCAGGTGCGGACGCTGCCGGACCTGGTCGAGCTGGACGAGCTGACGCGGACGCACGACGGCCCGGAACTGGTGCTCGGAATGGCGGAGCGGACCCTGGAACCGGCCCTGCTGCAGCTGTCCGAGGAGCCGCACCTGATGGTCTTCGGCGACCCGCAGACGGGCAAGAGCACCCTGCTGCGCGGCCTCCTGCGGCAACTCACCCAGCGCCCGCCGGAGGAGGTGGGCATCGTCCTGGTCGACTTCAAGCGCGCCCACCTCGGCGTGGTCGGCGAGGAGCACCTGCTCGCCTACTGCACCGAGGCGCAGTTCACCCAGCAGATCGCCGGCCAGCTGGCCGGTTCGGTCAAGGAGCGCCTGCCCGGCCCCGACGTCACCCCGCAGCAGCTCCGGGAACGCAGCTGGTGGAAGGGGCTGGAACTGTTCGTCGTGGTCGACGACCTCGACCTGATCAGCAACCGCCAGGGCAACCCCCTGGCCCCGCTGGCCCAGTTCATCCCCCAGGGCGCCGACCTCGGCCTCCACCTCATCGCCGCCCGCCGCACGGGCGGCGCCGGCCGTGCCCTCTTCGAACCCATCCCCCAGGCCCTCACCGACGCGGCCACCACCGGCGTCCTCTTCTCCGGCGACCGCATGGAAGGCCGCCTCGCCAACGGCGTCGCCTCCCGCCCCCTCCCCCCCGGCCGCGCCCTCCTCGCCCGTCGAGGCCAACGCCCCGAACAACTCCAGGCCCCGTGGAGCGACCCGCCGGAGTAG
- the eccD gene encoding type VII secretion integral membrane protein EccD: MSGYCRVTVTGPQRWADLALPGTVPVATLLPQVIRVISPDTEGTEPAGWTLTTSDGEEVHPEASLENAGIGDGDVLLLERVSARGRPAHIDDVRGAVEDEIDEAARFWRSSTTFAFGMLLAAIGPLIVLGVMTYVRPSPGNLAISGIGALYTLALVMFATRRSMAGVGHVLFGAACAWGAAMGMFAVHVVSPNADFLVLAAFGGVGALLIAGIGWMINALGLSYLAALAVVTVAGGVVSAVGMFVDGAQGVRALAVLLVLGVGALPRIALAMGGLSSLDYEVRHSGQVDSERFEESLTSSDRLLLGAVLGFAVSAVGTVPLLVFMGRGLPDFLLAALLSLLLILRSRLFDRISHVLPLRVGGVAGLGITLMASIKLLPALGPWIPAIALVVGVAVSVLSWIRLADVPRASLRRVINGVEIVVVVALCATTAWAMGLFDLVTSLTA, from the coding sequence GTGAGTGGATACTGCCGAGTGACGGTCACCGGGCCGCAGCGCTGGGCCGACCTCGCCCTTCCCGGGACGGTCCCGGTAGCCACCCTCCTCCCGCAGGTGATCCGGGTCATCTCCCCCGACACCGAGGGCACCGAACCCGCCGGATGGACGCTGACCACCAGCGACGGCGAGGAAGTCCACCCCGAGGCCTCCCTGGAGAACGCGGGCATCGGCGACGGCGACGTCCTGCTGCTGGAGCGAGTCAGCGCGCGTGGCCGCCCGGCCCACATCGACGACGTGCGCGGCGCCGTCGAGGACGAGATCGACGAGGCCGCCCGCTTCTGGCGCTCCTCCACGACCTTCGCCTTCGGGATGCTGCTGGCCGCCATCGGCCCCTTGATCGTGCTGGGTGTCATGACCTATGTCCGGCCCAGCCCCGGCAACCTGGCGATCTCCGGCATCGGCGCGCTCTACACGCTCGCCCTTGTCATGTTCGCGACCCGCCGCTCCATGGCCGGAGTCGGTCACGTGCTCTTCGGGGCGGCGTGCGCCTGGGGCGCCGCCATGGGCATGTTCGCGGTGCACGTGGTGAGCCCGAACGCCGACTTCCTGGTCCTCGCCGCGTTCGGCGGTGTGGGCGCCCTCCTCATCGCCGGTATCGGATGGATGATCAACGCGCTGGGCCTGTCCTACCTGGCGGCGCTCGCCGTGGTCACCGTCGCCGGCGGCGTGGTCAGCGCCGTCGGCATGTTCGTCGACGGGGCCCAGGGGGTGCGCGCGCTGGCGGTGCTCCTGGTGCTGGGCGTCGGCGCGCTGCCCCGCATCGCCCTGGCGATGGGCGGGCTGTCGAGTCTCGACTACGAGGTCCGGCACTCCGGCCAGGTGGACAGCGAGCGCTTCGAGGAGAGCCTGACCAGCAGCGACCGCCTGCTGCTCGGCGCGGTCCTGGGCTTCGCGGTCAGCGCCGTCGGCACCGTGCCCCTCCTGGTGTTCATGGGCCGCGGCCTGCCCGACTTCCTGCTCGCGGCGCTGCTGTCGCTCCTGCTGATCCTCCGCTCCCGGCTCTTCGACCGGATCAGCCACGTTCTCCCGCTGCGTGTCGGCGGGGTGGCGGGCCTCGGGATCACCCTGATGGCCTCGATCAAGCTGCTCCCGGCCCTGGGGCCCTGGATCCCGGCCATCGCGTTGGTCGTCGGTGTCGCGGTCTCGGTCCTCAGCTGGATCCGCCTGGCGGATGTCCCGCGCGCCTCCCTGCGCCGGGTCATCAACGGTGTGGAGATCGTCGTGGTCGTGGCCCTGTGCGCCACCACCGCCTGGGCCATGGGGCTGTTCGACCTGGTCACGTCGTTGACGGCATAG
- a CDS encoding MFS transporter: MEDQREYEATAHVRLALAGVMGIGVAFGFARYGYGLFLPEIRTAFGLSLTLVGAVSSATYLGYLTALTLVGVLADRTGPRPLIVIGGLSAAVGMGLVALAQDVVVLTVGLVLAGTSSGWAWAPYSDAVDRMLPLRRRQGVLALLPTGTAFATVVAGVLALTVPGAAWRWVWVFFAVAAVAVTAYNARVLPGGPDPARPAIDRSSTGLAWLMRRPAAPLYASALSYGLVGAVFWSFAVEAVSGSPDSGSGTAALFWTLMGAAGTAGVLTGRLIDRAGLRGAHTVLFGALATAVALVGIAPGSVAAVAASAVAYGAAFMAISGLLAVWSHRVFPERPSAGFSATVFFLGVGTVVGPVVFGAAADQVGTGTAFLIASAVAVGTLATGPKAAGRRPRAATPAEDRADDRPRDLAKS; encoded by the coding sequence GTGGAAGATCAGCGCGAGTACGAGGCGACGGCACACGTCCGCCTCGCCCTGGCGGGCGTTATGGGCATCGGCGTCGCCTTCGGGTTCGCCCGCTACGGCTACGGCCTGTTCCTGCCCGAGATCCGCACGGCGTTCGGGCTGTCCCTGACGCTGGTGGGGGCCGTGTCCAGCGCCACCTACCTCGGCTACCTGACCGCCCTCACCCTGGTGGGCGTGCTGGCGGACCGCACCGGGCCGCGCCCGCTGATCGTCATCGGCGGGCTGTCCGCGGCGGTGGGGATGGGCCTGGTCGCCCTGGCCCAGGACGTCGTCGTCCTGACGGTGGGGCTGGTGCTGGCCGGGACCAGTTCGGGCTGGGCGTGGGCGCCCTACTCGGACGCGGTGGACCGGATGCTGCCGCTGCGGCGGCGGCAGGGCGTGCTGGCGCTGCTGCCGACGGGAACGGCGTTCGCCACCGTGGTCGCCGGTGTCCTGGCCCTCACGGTTCCCGGCGCCGCGTGGCGGTGGGTGTGGGTGTTCTTCGCGGTGGCGGCCGTCGCCGTGACCGCCTACAACGCGCGGGTGCTGCCCGGCGGCCCGGACCCCGCTCGGCCCGCGATCGATCGCTCCAGCACCGGGCTCGCCTGGCTGATGCGCCGACCGGCCGCGCCACTGTACGCCAGCGCCCTCTCCTACGGGCTGGTCGGCGCGGTCTTCTGGTCGTTCGCCGTCGAGGCGGTGTCCGGCTCTCCGGACTCAGGGTCGGGGACCGCCGCCCTGTTCTGGACTCTCATGGGAGCGGCGGGCACGGCCGGTGTCCTGACCGGGAGGCTCATCGACCGTGCCGGCCTGCGCGGCGCCCACACCGTCCTGTTCGGCGCCCTGGCCACGGCGGTCGCCCTCGTCGGCATCGCGCCGGGATCGGTGGCCGCCGTCGCCGCGTCGGCCGTGGCCTACGGCGCCGCGTTCATGGCGATATCCGGTCTGCTGGCCGTCTGGAGCCACCGGGTCTTCCCGGAGCGCCCCTCGGCCGGGTTCAGCGCCACCGTGTTCTTCCTCGGTGTGGGCACGGTGGTCGGACCGGTGGTCTTCGGGGCCGCCGCCGACCAGGTGGGGACGGGCACGGCGTTCCTGATCGCGTCGGCGGTCGCGGTGGGGACCCTGGCGACCGGGCCGAAGGCCGCGGGGCGACGGCCGCGCGCCGCCACCCCGGCTGAGGACCGCGCCGATGACCGCCCCCGCGACCTCGCGAAGTCCTGA